AAGGATGTCGCGCTAGTAGTCCCACAGAAGAATCAGACCTTGGCCATAACCATTGCTTTAGCCTTAGGCCGAACACCCAACTAATCGCGCAGCACACGGGCCAACATTAGCCCGTGCAGTTGGGCCCGATCGCACAATTGCGCCACCTGGGCCGGGGCGATCGGGTTGGGTTGTTCATAGGCCGTTAGCCAAGCAGCGGCGATCGCTTCGGGATTCGTCGGCAAGGATGCAAGGGGCGCTGGCGGTGTTGCGCCAACTTGCTTGTTCACTTCAACGCCATCGATCGATTCGTCGCAGAGAGTCCACCCCGGCGCACCCACCGACTCCAGCAACACCCGCACCTTGGGGTCATAGCTGAGACCCCAACAGCGCGACCCCTCCGCCGCCGCCATGATCAGGGCATGGAGCCGCATCCCGATCGTCAGGTTCATTTGCCGAAATAGGCCCTTCAGTTGTCGGGGATCGCTGTAGCTAACAATGCGCGATCGATTGGGCCCGAGATGTTGGGCCAGGCGTTGGGCAATTGCGCCATCGGCGATCGGCTGGAAGGGCACAAACACAATCAGAGCACCGGTTTGGCTTTGGAAGCGATCAAGCGCCACGGCTAATTTTTCCAGGCGATCGGGCGTGAGGCTGGGGTGCGATCGCAAGGCCACCGCCACCTTGGGGCCCGGCGCAACCTCCGGAACCGGCATGCTGGCCAAGGCCCAAACAGGATCCGGGGCCAACTCAAACCCCTTGACTTGCCAGGTTTTGAGCAACTGGGCCGACTCCCGATCGCGCACCGTCACCCCATCGCAAGCCCGAAAGGTCGATCGCGCAATGCCCTTCACCCACCCGCGCCGCAACGGGCCAATTCCCTGGGCCCAAGCCACCCGCCGCAGTCCCCACTGACGCGCCGCCCCCATCAACCCTGCGTAGTAGAGCGGACTAGCCCAACTGGTGGCATCTTGCATCAGGCTGCCCCCGCCCCAAACCAAGGCCTGACTCGATCGCAACGCCCCCCACAGGGCCGATCGATCCATCCGATCCACCGCCATCACCCCATAGCGATCATGGGTTTCCACCGGGTTCCCCGACAGCACCAGCGGCTCCACCCCGATCGGCAGCAATTGCAACAGCGTCGCCAACAAGGCCTCATCGCCCCCATTCCCTTGACCGTAATAGCCACACAACACAACTCGCTGCACAGACCCCATCCCTTCGATCGCATCGAGCTTAAAATACCGAGATTTCAGTCCCCAGCGTCAAGACAAAACCACGGTTTTTCTATCTCCAGGCTCCACATCCGGCAAAAGCTATTTAAATTTAATGAAATCTAGTCGATTTTCCCTCTCGTCAACTTGCCAGAATAATGCAATAAGAATTCCGAGTCATTTCAAGAATAATTTCCCTTAAAAGCTTAAAATTACTCTAGGAAGATCTTTGCAATTTAGAGCAGTGATCTTAGCCAGAGCAATGATTTGAATCATTGATTGATTTTCATAATTCATCACAATAGTTTTATCCACTCCATATCAGCAATTTATTTCAATAAGCCCCTTTAAAGTCTATCCATCACCATTAAGCGAATTACTCTAGGATCATCCCAACCCTCGCTTTTCCAGAAGAGGTTACATTTTTTACACTGCTTCTTCAAATCTTTAACTATTTAGTGTAACACTGCCAAATTCCTTGCTTTTCAAGGGTTTGTAAGTTTTTACCTCAGCTTCATCAAGGACAGCCGCAATTCATTTAATCTTCAACGTCAAAGCAAGAGATTACCTCTTTAATAAAACTAGATTGATGAAAAAGTTACCCAGCCAGTAACCAGGGTGCAACCCCAATAAATCGACACCGTTTCATCAACTGCTTCTTAGGAGTGAGACCCCATGAAACCCCAACAACTTTTAGCCAGCCTCGCAACCGCCACCCTCTGCACCCTGGGTGTTGGTTTGCAAGCAGCCAACGCAGGCACGGTTTACAACGGCTGGAATTACGGCATTGATTCCTTCAAAGACGGCGTGAGCGGCTCTTTGGGTGGAATGTTTGAAATGTATGGTTTCGGAATTAAGCAAGACGGCGAAACCATCTACGTTGGTATCGATGCCCGATTGCCCATTACCGGCCAGCTTGATAACGGCGCACTCAACAAGTCCATCACCTGGGGCGACATGTTCTTTAACTTCAGTGGCAACCCGCTGCTGAATGCCCAAGGAAATCTGTTCGGCGTTCGCTTTGCCAGCACCAACGATTCAGTCGTGAAGCCCTTGGGCCTCTACAGCCAAGTGAGCGGCAAGAACGTTGCCAGCCAAAACCGTGGGTTTGCATCCTATGCGGATCAGTCGAAATACGTGACCGGTGCCAAGGGCATTGCTGGCATGGGCGAACTGACCGACGCAGAAGCCAAGGTTTATTTCAAAGATGCATCGCTGAACGTGATCAGCAAAGGACAGCAGGTAGTGGAATCGGTGTTTGAATCCCTCGACAGCGCCACCCTGTCGGCCTTGGGCTTCAACCTAAATGGCGCGTTGAACGGTGCTAAGCCCCCAGAAAGCAATGCCAATGGCGCAAAACGGCAAACCTTTGGCTTCAAGTTCACCCGGGGCGAAGGGATGGTGGGTGACTTTGTGGCCCACGTCTTCGCAGAATGCTTGAACGATGGGATGGCTGTGCGGGGCAACTTGGCTCCGAAGCCAGAACCCACGCCGGAACCTGTTTCCCTGTTAGGTCTGGCGGCTGTGGGCGCTGCGGTGGCCACTCGTCGCTACCGTGCGGCCAAAGTTGGTTAATTTAACTGACTGGTCGAAAGGGCCAATCTAATAGGCTGATATTGGCAACCTTGGCTTAGTTTGAGCCTGAGCCATGCCCGACAAAATCCAGCAATCCATCAACTCGGGGCGATCGAGCGGCAGTTTCCCAAGAGCCAGCTCATCGCCCCAGTTGTTTTGATCTCAGGACTTTGCATTCTTGAAAAATCATTAAAATTCCGATCCCATGGGAGATTGGAAAAATATCAGATAACTAAATTAATTTTTCATCGAAGCTTCATTAAGTAAAAGTCGAATTCACAGAATCTTTAAAATTCTTTCCGGAAGTTATGACTTTAATAAGCTTAACGAACACATCCGATGTTAAACATCCGGCAAGCGAAAAGCGGCCTCAACACTCAGTTGAGCAGGATGATTAGCCGTACTTCATTCCACTACAACGTCTTTTGGGAGCGTTAGAGACCATGAAAATTCAGCAGATTTTTGCCGGCGTTGCCACTGCAACCCTCTGCACCTTCGGAGTGGGACTACAAGCAGCCCATGCCGGCACGGTCTATAACGGCTGGAATTATGGGATTGACTCC
This portion of the Limnothrix sp. FACHB-406 genome encodes:
- the csaB gene encoding polysaccharide pyruvyl transferase CsaB, producing the protein MGSVQRVVLCGYYGQGNGGDEALLATLLQLLPIGVEPLVLSGNPVETHDRYGVMAVDRMDRSALWGALRSSQALVWGGGSLMQDATSWASPLYYAGLMGAARQWGLRRVAWAQGIGPLRRGWVKGIARSTFRACDGVTVRDRESAQLLKTWQVKGFELAPDPVWALASMPVPEVAPGPKVAVALRSHPSLTPDRLEKLAVALDRFQSQTGALIVFVPFQPIADGAIAQRLAQHLGPNRSRIVSYSDPRQLKGLFRQMNLTIGMRLHALIMAAAEGSRCWGLSYDPKVRVLLESVGAPGWTLCDESIDGVEVNKQVGATPPAPLASLPTNPEAIAAAWLTAYEQPNPIAPAQVAQLCDRAQLHGLMLARVLRD
- a CDS encoding XDD3 family exosortase-dependent surface protein; this translates as MKPQQLLASLATATLCTLGVGLQAANAGTVYNGWNYGIDSFKDGVSGSLGGMFEMYGFGIKQDGETIYVGIDARLPITGQLDNGALNKSITWGDMFFNFSGNPLLNAQGNLFGVRFASTNDSVVKPLGLYSQVSGKNVASQNRGFASYADQSKYVTGAKGIAGMGELTDAEAKVYFKDASLNVISKGQQVVESVFESLDSATLSALGFNLNGALNGAKPPESNANGAKRQTFGFKFTRGEGMVGDFVAHVFAECLNDGMAVRGNLAPKPEPTPEPVSLLGLAAVGAAVATRRYRAAKVG